The proteins below are encoded in one region of Syntrophotalea carbinolica DSM 2380:
- the mtaB gene encoding tRNA (N(6)-L-threonylcarbamoyladenosine(37)-C(2))-methylthiotransferase MtaB, translating to MKGSFAIVTLGCKTNQFESAAMAEQLEQAGYRRIDYSAGADLVIVNTCTVTAATDSQSRNLIRRARRLNPACRVVVTGCYAQIDPAAVQNLPGVDRVLGNEEKSELLHWLDADGPKVQVGDIRQARGVTFDLNAFGSRSRAFVQIQNGCNAFCSYCIIPHARGPSRSALPQQVVDQVCKFCTAGFPEIVLTGIHIGGYGNDLQPPLSLADLVRRLLDDTQVSRLRLGSIEPQEVSMELIDLVAHCERLCPHFHIPLQAGDDAVLKAMNRHYSVKDFRNLVEGIKLRVPQAAIGLDIITGFPGETENAFANTLALVRDLPVTHLHVFPFSKRPGTPAATMRHQISGTVARQRAAELRALGEGKQAEYARGFIGKNLQVVVEGSKQGSKRHGLSVHYLPVEFDTDDHWNQRTATVCVETTRQGTLLGKLIDDVG from the coding sequence ATGAAGGGGAGCTTTGCCATTGTCACCTTGGGGTGCAAGACCAACCAGTTCGAATCGGCGGCCATGGCCGAACAGCTGGAACAGGCCGGATACCGGCGCATCGATTACAGCGCCGGGGCGGATCTGGTCATTGTCAATACCTGCACCGTAACGGCGGCCACCGACAGTCAGTCGCGCAATCTCATACGTCGGGCCCGGCGACTCAACCCCGCTTGCCGGGTGGTTGTGACGGGCTGTTATGCCCAGATCGATCCGGCAGCCGTGCAAAATCTGCCGGGGGTCGACAGGGTTCTCGGCAATGAAGAAAAGAGCGAACTGCTGCATTGGTTGGACGCTGACGGTCCGAAGGTGCAGGTCGGGGATATCCGCCAGGCCCGCGGCGTTACCTTTGACCTGAACGCTTTTGGCAGCCGCAGCCGTGCCTTCGTGCAGATTCAAAATGGCTGCAATGCCTTCTGTTCGTATTGCATTATTCCCCATGCACGGGGACCCAGCCGGTCCGCTTTGCCGCAACAGGTGGTGGACCAGGTGTGCAAGTTCTGCACCGCCGGTTTTCCCGAGATTGTTTTGACCGGTATTCATATCGGCGGTTACGGCAACGACCTGCAGCCGCCCCTGAGCCTGGCGGATCTGGTACGCAGGCTGTTAGACGACACCCAGGTCAGCCGCCTGCGACTCGGATCCATCGAGCCTCAGGAAGTCTCCATGGAATTGATCGATCTGGTGGCCCACTGTGAGCGGCTTTGTCCGCATTTTCATATCCCGCTGCAAGCCGGCGACGATGCCGTGCTCAAGGCGATGAATCGCCATTATTCGGTGAAGGATTTCCGTAATCTGGTGGAAGGCATCAAGTTGCGGGTGCCGCAGGCCGCCATTGGGCTGGACATCATTACGGGATTTCCCGGGGAGACGGAGAACGCCTTTGCCAACACCCTGGCTCTGGTCAGGGATCTGCCGGTCACCCACCTGCATGTTTTCCCTTTCAGCAAGCGGCCCGGAACTCCTGCGGCTACCATGCGCCATCAGATTTCAGGCACCGTTGCGCGGCAACGTGCTGCCGAACTGCGCGCGCTTGGAGAAGGGAAACAGGCGGAATACGCCCGAGGCTTTATCGGGAAGAACCTGCAGGTCGTGGTCGAAGGAAGCAAACAGGGGAGCAAGCGTCACGGTCTGAGCGTGCATTATCTGCCTGTGGAGTTCGATACCGACGATCATTGGAACCAACGCACGGCCACTGTTTGTGTGGAGACAACCCGGCAGGGAACCTTGCTGGGCAAGTTGATCGATGATGTTGGTTGA
- a CDS encoding vitamin B12-dependent ribonucleotide reductase: protein MMTTADLASLLSKNALTVLKRRYLKRDQDGRILEDPADMFRRVADAVADAETRLASGQDATSLADRFYDAMTCLEFLPNSPTLMNAGRELGQLSACFVLPVDDSMESIFEAIKQTALIHKSGGGTGFSFSRIRPANDVVLSTKGVSSGPISFMKVFDAATETIKQGGTRRGANMGILRVDHPDIMDFIMVKKDLTVLTNFNLSVGLTEAFMKAVEEGQEYDLLNPRTGEPLKKLDARKVFDRIIDMAWTSGEPGIIFLDRLNRDNPTPHVGEIEATNPCGEQPLLPYESCNLGSINLSRMVTGDGEVDWEKLRDTVQLGVRFLDNVIEINRYPLPQISEMTLSNRKIGLGIMGWADMLILLGLPYNSSQAIALADKLMNFITTEARATSVKLAEQRGAFPNFPGSSYDQAGDGPLRNATCTTIAPTGTISIIANTSSGVEPIFAVSYIRQVMDNDVLVEVHPLFEAIAHKEGFYSPELMKAIAEKGTIQGFDEIPEKVRKLFVTAHDITPEDHIHMQAAFQKHTDNAVSKTVNFPHSATREEVAEVYRLAYKEGCKGVTIYRDGSRDMQVLSVAKAEEKPEEPAIPVESGKSGHKRERPRALTGKTYQMSTGCGPLYVTINQDNSGLFELFTTMGKAGGCAASQCEAIGRLVSLAWRSGVQARQVVKQLIGITCHKPAGFGENRVTSCADAVARAILTHMQMETDDDSVIKTVNNGGACPECGGPVEHEGGCCVCHACGYSECA, encoded by the coding sequence ATGATGACCACCGCGGATCTTGCATCCCTGCTCAGCAAAAACGCCCTCACCGTTCTCAAGCGCCGCTATCTCAAGCGCGACCAGGATGGCCGGATTCTCGAAGATCCGGCGGACATGTTCCGCCGTGTGGCCGACGCCGTGGCCGACGCCGAAACCCGATTGGCTTCCGGCCAGGATGCCACATCCCTCGCCGACCGGTTTTACGACGCCATGACCTGCCTGGAGTTTCTGCCCAACTCCCCGACCCTGATGAATGCCGGACGGGAACTCGGCCAGCTGTCGGCCTGTTTCGTGCTGCCCGTCGACGATTCCATGGAGAGCATCTTCGAGGCCATCAAACAGACCGCCCTGATTCACAAAAGCGGCGGCGGCACCGGCTTTTCCTTTTCACGCATCCGCCCGGCAAACGATGTCGTCCTGTCCACCAAAGGCGTCTCCTCGGGACCGATCTCCTTCATGAAGGTTTTTGATGCCGCCACCGAGACCATCAAGCAAGGCGGCACCCGGCGCGGGGCCAACATGGGGATTCTGCGCGTCGACCATCCGGATATCATGGATTTTATTATGGTCAAAAAAGACCTTACGGTCCTGACCAATTTCAACCTTTCCGTGGGACTGACCGAGGCCTTCATGAAAGCCGTGGAAGAAGGTCAGGAATACGATCTGCTCAACCCGCGCACCGGTGAACCGCTTAAAAAACTCGATGCCCGCAAGGTCTTCGACCGGATTATCGACATGGCCTGGACCAGCGGTGAACCCGGAATCATCTTCCTCGATCGCCTCAACCGCGACAACCCGACCCCCCATGTCGGGGAAATAGAAGCGACCAACCCTTGCGGGGAGCAACCGCTGCTGCCTTACGAATCGTGCAACCTCGGCTCCATCAATCTGTCCCGCATGGTGACCGGCGATGGCGAAGTCGACTGGGAAAAGCTGCGTGACACCGTTCAGTTGGGCGTACGTTTTCTCGACAATGTCATCGAGATAAACCGCTACCCCCTGCCGCAGATATCGGAAATGACCTTGTCCAATCGCAAAATCGGTCTCGGCATCATGGGCTGGGCGGACATGTTGATACTGCTGGGGCTGCCCTACAACAGCAGCCAGGCCATTGCCTTGGCGGACAAACTGATGAACTTCATCACCACCGAAGCGCGCGCCACCTCTGTCAAACTCGCCGAACAGCGCGGCGCTTTCCCCAATTTCCCCGGCAGCAGCTACGATCAGGCCGGCGACGGACCATTGCGCAACGCCACCTGCACCACCATCGCCCCCACCGGAACCATCTCCATCATTGCCAACACCTCCAGCGGCGTGGAACCGATCTTTGCCGTTTCCTACATCCGCCAGGTCATGGATAACGACGTGCTCGTCGAGGTTCACCCCCTGTTCGAAGCCATCGCCCATAAAGAAGGCTTCTACAGTCCCGAACTGATGAAGGCCATCGCTGAAAAAGGCACCATCCAGGGGTTTGACGAAATCCCCGAAAAGGTGCGTAAACTCTTTGTGACCGCCCACGACATCACCCCCGAGGATCACATCCACATGCAGGCGGCCTTCCAGAAACATACGGACAATGCCGTGTCCAAAACAGTGAATTTCCCCCACTCGGCAACGCGCGAAGAAGTGGCCGAGGTTTACCGCCTGGCCTATAAGGAAGGGTGCAAAGGGGTAACCATCTATCGGGATGGCTCGCGGGACATGCAGGTATTGTCCGTCGCCAAAGCCGAAGAAAAACCGGAAGAGCCCGCGATTCCCGTCGAATCGGGCAAATCCGGGCACAAACGGGAGCGGCCCCGCGCTCTGACCGGAAAAACCTACCAGATGAGCACCGGCTGCGGCCCCTTGTACGTTACCATCAACCAGGACAACAGCGGTCTGTTCGAATTGTTCACCACCATGGGCAAAGCCGGCGGATGCGCCGCCAGCCAGTGCGAAGCCATTGGTCGGCTGGTATCGCTGGCCTGGCGCAGCGGCGTACAGGCGCGGCAAGTGGTCAAGCAACTGATCGGCATCACCTGCCATAAACCGGCCGGGTTCGGTGAAAATCGGGTAACCTCCTGTGCCGATGCGGTGGCCAGGGCGATCCTGACCCACATGCAGATGGAAACCGACGACGACTCCGTGATCAAAACCGTCAACAACGGCGGCGCCTGTCCGGAATGCGGAGGCCCGGTCGAGCACGAGGGAGGATGCTGCGTCTGTCATGCCTGCGGCTATTCGGAATGTGCCTGA
- a CDS encoding acyl-CoA thioesterase, which yields MKDFRFTMPYKVRIADINYGGHVSNAAVLSFFQDGRIGYLAQLGDFSEMDIGGCGIILPEAHTRYRAEMFLNDELVIGVRVESMKNSSFSMAYRIERDGVVTAEGTTALVAFDYQQRRPCRLPDAFRKAVVVHDGLDDDRPGERR from the coding sequence TTGAAGGATTTTCGATTTACCATGCCCTACAAGGTGCGTATCGCCGACATCAATTACGGTGGACATGTTTCCAATGCCGCGGTGCTGAGTTTCTTTCAGGATGGCCGTATCGGTTATCTTGCGCAGTTGGGTGACTTCAGCGAAATGGACATCGGCGGTTGCGGCATTATATTGCCCGAAGCCCATACCCGCTACCGTGCCGAAATGTTTCTCAATGATGAGTTGGTCATCGGCGTACGGGTGGAAAGTATGAAAAACTCATCGTTCAGCATGGCTTATCGCATCGAAAGGGATGGTGTTGTAACCGCCGAGGGCACTACGGCATTGGTCGCTTTCGATTACCAGCAACGCCGTCCCTGCCGTCTGCCTGACGCCTTTCGCAAAGCGGTGGTCGTGCATGACGGTCTTGACGATGATCGGCCCGGTGAAAGGAGATGA
- a CDS encoding RrF2 family transcriptional regulator, with the protein MRLSTKAQYAVRAMVRLSLENADTPVSSKAIADLEGISVTFLEQILAKLRRGKIVRSVRGPGGGFVLARPAEEIRVDEIIESVEEALMPVACMDETGECQCEELCFTHMVWAGLGHRIKKFLASITLDELSREASVIRQGTRQQREI; encoded by the coding sequence ATGCGTTTGTCTACCAAGGCACAATATGCCGTGCGAGCTATGGTTCGACTCAGCCTCGAGAATGCCGATACGCCCGTTTCGAGCAAGGCTATCGCCGATCTGGAGGGCATCTCCGTCACGTTTCTGGAGCAGATCCTGGCCAAGTTGCGGCGCGGCAAAATCGTCCGCAGCGTACGTGGACCTGGCGGCGGTTTTGTGCTGGCCCGGCCGGCTGAGGAAATCCGCGTCGATGAAATCATCGAAAGCGTGGAGGAAGCGTTGATGCCGGTGGCCTGCATGGATGAAACGGGCGAATGCCAATGCGAAGAACTCTGTTTCACGCACATGGTCTGGGCCGGTTTGGGGCATCGTATAAAGAAATTTCTGGCATCGATCACTTTGGATGAGTTGTCCAGAGAGGCATCGGTGATCCGGCAAGGTACCCGTCAGCAGCGGGAAATTTGA
- the nifU gene encoding Fe-S cluster assembly scaffold protein NifU — protein MYSDKVIDHFTNPRNVGEIENADGVGEKVSSSCGDRMKVFLKVENDIIEDVKFQTYGCGAAIASSSMMSELVIGKTLQQALDLTNDQVADALGGLPAPKLHCSNLAADALHEAIKNYQETNA, from the coding sequence ATGTATTCGGATAAAGTTATCGACCACTTCACCAACCCCCGTAATGTTGGTGAGATCGAAAATGCCGATGGTGTCGGCGAAAAAGTCAGCTCTTCCTGCGGTGACCGCATGAAGGTTTTTCTCAAGGTTGAGAACGATATCATTGAGGATGTCAAGTTTCAGACCTACGGTTGCGGCGCCGCCATTGCGTCCTCTTCCATGATGTCGGAACTGGTCATCGGTAAAACCCTGCAGCAGGCCCTCGATCTGACCAACGATCAGGTTGCCGATGCCCTCGGCGGCTTGCCTGCGCCCAAGCTGCACTGTTCCAACCTGGCCGCCGATGCTCTGCATGAGGCCATCAAGAATTACCAGGAAACCAACGCCTGA
- the cysE gene encoding serine O-acetyltransferase, which yields MLRTLKQDIKTVFDRDPAVRSIPEIIFCYPGFHALLFYRLAHALWVRKCRLLARFLSHLGRMFTGIEIHPGARIGRGFFIDHGMGVVIGETAEIGDDCTLYHGVTLGGTSWAKEKRHPTLGNNIVVGAGAKVLGPFKVGDNSKIGANSVVVREVPENSTVVGIPGRVVYANGEKVGSQIDLEHGQLPDPEGKAMSCMFDQLHALERRVKELEGERGARCSGDRKQEVI from the coding sequence GTGCTACGGACGTTGAAACAGGACATCAAGACGGTTTTCGATCGGGATCCGGCGGTACGCAGTATTCCGGAAATTATTTTCTGCTATCCCGGTTTCCATGCCTTGCTCTTTTATCGTCTCGCACATGCCTTGTGGGTACGCAAATGCCGTTTGCTGGCCCGCTTTTTATCCCATCTCGGGCGTATGTTTACAGGGATCGAGATACATCCCGGCGCGCGCATCGGGCGTGGGTTTTTTATCGACCATGGCATGGGGGTGGTTATCGGAGAAACAGCCGAGATCGGCGATGACTGCACCCTTTACCACGGCGTGACCCTGGGCGGAACCTCCTGGGCTAAAGAAAAACGCCATCCGACCCTGGGTAACAATATCGTGGTCGGTGCCGGCGCCAAGGTTCTGGGGCCGTTCAAGGTCGGTGACAACAGCAAGATCGGCGCGAATTCCGTGGTGGTTCGCGAAGTGCCGGAGAATTCGACCGTGGTCGGTATTCCCGGCCGGGTGGTCTATGCCAACGGCGAAAAGGTCGGTAGTCAGATCGACCTGGAACATGGCCAGTTGCCTGATCCCGAAGGCAAGGCCATGTCCTGCATGTTCGATCAGCTGCATGCCCTTGAACGGCGTGTCAAGGAACTGGAAGGCGAACGGGGAGCACGGTGCTCCGGCGATCGCAAACAAGAGGTCATCTAA
- a CDS encoding glycerophosphodiester phosphodiesterase — MKSKYFDPPRPRLFGHRGNSGDFPENTLPAFSDALACGTPYLELDVRATKDDEVVVIHDESLLRTCGIDRPVAGLTFAELQNYDAGATFTPDQGRSYPHRGCGIRVPLLADVLQAFPRALFNIEIKQETPAMETATLEVIRRADMTEQVLLAAENDAVMARLRPLCQTAGIPTSFSYGELVSFFTWLQAGGQSPYHPPAQALQIPETYEGQTLVTPQSIAAAHTLGIEIHVWTVNQAQDMERLLRMGVDGVMSDRPAVLQKVAALTLPNDH; from the coding sequence ATGAAATCAAAGTATTTCGACCCACCGCGGCCAAGGCTGTTCGGTCACCGCGGCAACTCGGGCGATTTTCCGGAAAACACACTGCCCGCCTTTAGCGACGCCCTGGCCTGCGGCACGCCCTATCTCGAACTCGATGTGCGCGCTACCAAAGACGACGAAGTGGTTGTCATTCACGACGAGTCACTACTGCGCACCTGCGGCATCGACCGCCCCGTCGCCGGCCTGACCTTTGCCGAGCTTCAAAACTACGATGCCGGTGCGACCTTCACCCCGGACCAGGGGCGTTCCTACCCCCATCGCGGATGCGGAATCCGGGTACCGTTGCTGGCGGATGTATTGCAGGCTTTTCCCAGGGCCCTGTTCAATATCGAAATCAAACAGGAGACACCGGCGATGGAAACCGCCACCCTGGAAGTCATCCGGCGTGCAGACATGACCGAGCAGGTACTGTTGGCTGCGGAAAACGACGCGGTCATGGCCCGTTTGCGCCCCCTGTGCCAAACGGCCGGTATTCCGACCAGTTTCAGCTATGGCGAGCTGGTGAGCTTTTTCACCTGGCTGCAAGCCGGCGGACAATCCCCCTACCACCCGCCGGCACAGGCCCTGCAGATCCCCGAGACATACGAGGGGCAAACGCTGGTAACGCCCCAGTCCATCGCCGCAGCGCATACCCTTGGGATCGAAATCCACGTCTGGACGGTCAACCAAGCCCAAGACATGGAGCGCCTGCTGCGCATGGGGGTGGATGGCGTGATGAGCGACCGGCCTGCCGTTTTACAAAAAGTCGCCGCCCTCACCTTGCCCAACGATCATTAA
- the nifS gene encoding cysteine desulfurase NifS, with amino-acid sequence MKRIYMDNNATTAVRPEVMEAMLPFYKEHFGNPSSVHWAGRETGAALEAAREKVAKLINCAPAEVVFTSCGSEGDNLAIKGVADAYRDRGNHIITTAVEHPAVLNSCKYLEKHGFEVTYLPVDGHGMLDVSSLEAAITDKTILISVMWANNETGTLFPIEKIGAVARKHKICFHTDAVQAIGRVPVDVDAAQVDLLAISGHKIGAPKGVGALYVRKGVRLTPLVHGGHQERNRRAGTHNLPGIVGLGVACELADADLRNTAQRLSAMRDRLEQGLLAAIPESQVNGHPTMRLPNTLNISFNYIEGEAVLLFLDMQGIAASSGSACMSDLEGQSHVIDAMGVDPMMANSAIRFGLGYDNTEADVDQVLEILPNIVKKLRDMSPFYHERDAAKATANS; translated from the coding sequence GTGAAACGGATTTATATGGACAACAACGCCACCACCGCGGTACGACCGGAGGTGATGGAGGCCATGCTGCCTTTTTACAAGGAGCATTTCGGCAATCCCTCCAGCGTCCATTGGGCCGGCAGGGAAACGGGGGCGGCCCTTGAGGCGGCCCGGGAGAAGGTGGCAAAACTTATCAACTGCGCGCCAGCAGAAGTGGTTTTCACGTCCTGCGGCAGCGAAGGCGACAACCTTGCCATAAAAGGGGTTGCGGATGCCTACCGGGATCGCGGCAATCACATCATTACCACCGCGGTTGAGCATCCTGCCGTGCTGAACTCTTGCAAGTATCTTGAAAAGCACGGTTTTGAAGTCACCTACCTGCCCGTTGACGGGCACGGTATGCTGGATGTTTCTTCTCTTGAAGCCGCTATAACGGACAAGACCATACTGATTTCCGTCATGTGGGCCAACAACGAAACCGGTACCCTGTTCCCCATCGAAAAGATCGGCGCCGTGGCTCGCAAGCACAAGATCTGTTTTCATACGGATGCGGTGCAGGCCATCGGCCGGGTACCGGTCGATGTGGACGCCGCCCAGGTCGATCTGCTGGCGATTTCCGGCCACAAGATCGGTGCTCCCAAGGGGGTTGGCGCTCTGTACGTGCGTAAAGGTGTCCGCTTGACGCCTTTGGTTCACGGCGGGCACCAGGAACGCAATCGGCGGGCCGGCACCCACAACCTGCCGGGGATCGTCGGGCTGGGGGTAGCTTGTGAGCTGGCTGACGCCGATCTTCGCAACACGGCACAGCGCTTGTCCGCCATGCGAGACAGGTTGGAGCAGGGCTTGCTGGCGGCCATCCCCGAGAGTCAGGTCAATGGTCATCCCACCATGCGCCTGCCCAATACCCTCAACATCAGTTTCAATTACATTGAGGGCGAGGCGGTACTGCTGTTTCTCGATATGCAGGGTATCGCCGCTTCATCCGGCTCCGCCTGCATGTCCGATTTGGAAGGCCAGTCCCACGTCATCGATGCCATGGGTGTCGATCCGATGATGGCCAATTCCGCCATACGCTTTGGCCTCGGTTACGACAATACCGAAGCCGATGTCGACCAGGTGTTGGAAATCCTCCCCAATATCGTTAAGAAACTACGCGATATGAGTCCCTTTTACCATGAGCGGGATGCCGCAAAAGCCACGGCGAATTCCTGA
- a CDS encoding rubredoxin-like domain-containing protein, with translation MPNTKTWQCTVCGLKHDGDAPPKTCPKCGVNSSKFIKIK, from the coding sequence ATGCCGAATACCAAAACCTGGCAATGTACTGTCTGTGGTCTCAAGCATGATGGCGACGCGCCTCCGAAAACCTGTCCCAAGTGCGGTGTCAACAGTAGCAAATTTATTAAAATCAAATAG
- the mnmA gene encoding tRNA 2-thiouridine(34) synthase MnmA yields the protein MKEKNKHILVAMSGGVDSTVAAALLLAQGHQVSGVTMRVWDTEPLGDGREPAHIRDARKVAFDLGIPLHVVDLREEFLQQVVTPFCEEYLSGRTPNPCVLCNRVFKFSRLLREADRLGADALATGHYARIVEHDGLKVLAKGSNRQKDQSYFLFTLTQQQLQRVVFPLGEMSKEEVRTHAERLGLHVAQKGDSQDICFIPDGDYIGFLERQSHATDTEGSIVHVSGKRLGKHRGAYRFTVGQRRGLGIAWPEPLYVVAIDAAKKQVIVGEKEHLHVDRLVTTGTNWIVAQPQQPLQARCRIRYRHQEAPCTLVVLGNDRVEVRFDEPQSGVSPGQAAVFYDEDRVLGGGWIA from the coding sequence ATGAAAGAGAAGAACAAGCATATCTTGGTCGCTATGAGTGGCGGTGTCGATTCCACAGTAGCCGCGGCCCTGCTTTTGGCGCAGGGGCATCAGGTCTCCGGGGTGACCATGCGGGTCTGGGATACCGAGCCCCTTGGCGATGGCCGGGAGCCTGCTCATATACGTGATGCGCGCAAGGTTGCATTCGACCTGGGGATACCTTTGCATGTCGTCGATTTGCGCGAGGAGTTTCTGCAGCAGGTGGTCACCCCTTTTTGCGAGGAGTATTTATCCGGACGCACCCCCAATCCCTGTGTGCTGTGCAATCGGGTCTTTAAATTCAGCCGATTGTTACGGGAGGCCGACCGTCTTGGCGCCGACGCCCTGGCGACCGGCCACTATGCCCGCATTGTCGAGCATGACGGCCTGAAGGTTTTGGCCAAAGGGAGCAACCGGCAAAAGGACCAGAGCTATTTTCTCTTTACCCTGACACAGCAGCAGTTGCAGCGGGTGGTTTTCCCTCTTGGAGAAATGAGCAAAGAGGAGGTGCGTACGCATGCTGAGCGTCTCGGCCTTCATGTGGCGCAAAAGGGCGACAGTCAGGATATCTGTTTCATTCCGGATGGGGATTATATCGGCTTTCTGGAACGTCAGTCCCATGCCACAGATACCGAAGGTTCCATAGTGCATGTGTCCGGCAAGCGGCTGGGCAAACACCGTGGCGCCTATCGGTTTACCGTCGGTCAGCGGCGGGGTCTGGGTATCGCCTGGCCGGAACCCCTGTATGTCGTTGCTATCGACGCGGCCAAAAAACAGGTGATTGTCGGTGAGAAGGAACACCTGCACGTCGACCGGTTGGTCACCACCGGGACCAACTGGATCGTCGCGCAGCCGCAGCAACCGTTGCAGGCCCGGTGTCGCATCCGGTACCGTCATCAGGAAGCGCCGTGTACGCTGGTTGTGCTTGGCAACGACCGGGTGGAGGTGCGTTTCGATGAGCCGCAAAGCGGCGTCAGTCCCGGACAGGCGGCGGTTTTTTACGATGAAGACCGGGTATTGGGTGGGGGCTGGATTGCATGA
- a CDS encoding MFS transporter, with protein MPDPVKTKPAPTRRQAWFGWCMYDWANSAFATVILAAVLPVYFVSLVPTAGVTLPIIGGPLSASALWSYAVAGSMTLVALAAPGLGAIADRSRCRRRWLMILCVTGASVTCLLALAGPGRYLLAAGLFMLANACFATANIFYNAFLPALAQNHEMDRLSARGFALGYVGGGLMLLLTFLLIQHHDVMGLATPSQATRLGFFLTGLWWLFFSLPTFYFLREEMIPLPSVKSTTATGLRAMWQVWKELRDYPDLLRFLLAYLFYNDGIQTVIAVAAIFGKDELGLGTTSILGCFLMIQFVAMPGSLLFARFAHLWGAKRAILLSLVLFTVVTVYAYAMQQAWQFWLMGLVVALILGGSQAISRSLFGSLLPPGKNAEFYSFYAVSGKFAAILGPVAFGLLAQITGSNRMAILGLGLFFGAGFGLLLSVNVQRGREAALEKTP; from the coding sequence ATGCCTGACCCCGTAAAGACCAAACCCGCTCCGACACGCCGGCAGGCCTGGTTTGGCTGGTGCATGTACGATTGGGCCAACTCGGCCTTCGCCACAGTGATTCTGGCGGCGGTGCTGCCGGTATATTTCGTTTCGCTGGTCCCCACGGCAGGCGTCACACTGCCGATAATCGGAGGCCCGCTGAGCGCCTCGGCTCTGTGGAGCTATGCCGTGGCGGGATCCATGACCCTGGTGGCGCTTGCCGCGCCGGGCCTTGGCGCTATTGCGGATCGCAGCCGTTGCCGCCGACGCTGGCTGATGATCCTCTGCGTTACGGGCGCGTCTGTCACCTGCCTTCTGGCCCTGGCCGGCCCCGGCCGCTACCTGCTGGCGGCGGGTTTGTTCATGCTGGCCAACGCCTGTTTTGCCACCGCCAACATTTTCTACAATGCCTTTTTGCCGGCACTTGCCCAAAACCATGAAATGGACCGCCTGTCGGCCCGGGGATTCGCCCTGGGCTACGTTGGCGGCGGCCTGATGCTGCTGCTCACCTTTTTGCTGATCCAACACCATGACGTGATGGGTCTGGCAACCCCCTCGCAAGCCACACGTCTCGGATTTTTTTTGACCGGGCTTTGGTGGTTGTTCTTCTCCTTGCCGACGTTTTATTTTCTGCGCGAGGAAATGATTCCCCTGCCAAGCGTGAAATCGACCACGGCCACCGGTCTGCGCGCCATGTGGCAAGTCTGGAAAGAACTTCGGGACTATCCGGATCTGCTGCGTTTTCTGCTCGCCTACCTGTTTTACAACGACGGTATTCAGACCGTCATTGCGGTAGCCGCCATTTTCGGCAAGGATGAACTGGGACTGGGTACGACCAGCATTCTCGGCTGTTTTCTCATGATCCAATTCGTCGCCATGCCCGGCTCGCTGCTGTTCGCCCGCTTCGCCCACCTGTGGGGCGCCAAAAGAGCTATCCTGCTGTCCCTGGTTTTATTTACGGTGGTCACGGTATATGCCTACGCCATGCAACAGGCCTGGCAGTTCTGGCTCATGGGGTTGGTCGTCGCCCTGATCCTGGGCGGTAGTCAGGCCATCAGCCGCTCCTTGTTCGGAAGTTTGCTGCCACCTGGGAAAAATGCCGAATTCTACAGTTTTTATGCCGTCAGCGGCAAATTCGCCGCCATCCTCGGACCGGTTGCCTTCGGGCTGCTGGCCCAGATCACGGGCTCCAACCGCATGGCGATTCTCGGCCTGGGACTGTTCTTTGGGGCGGGTTTCGGCCTGTTGCTCTCCGTCAACGTGCAACGCGGCCGCGAGGCGGCCCTGGAGAAGACACCATGA
- a CDS encoding YcgN family cysteine cluster protein: MPAAIRNVPDKSAEMQEWEDICRQCGACCFEKLPDKHGRLYTSNIACRFLDVATRKCKVYHKRFDVGEGCVKLTPEVVREADWLPEDCAYVQHMRREKEK, encoded by the coding sequence ATGCCTGCGGCTATTCGGAATGTGCCTGATAAATCGGCCGAGATGCAGGAATGGGAGGATATCTGCCGGCAATGCGGGGCCTGCTGCTTCGAAAAGCTTCCCGACAAACATGGGCGGCTATACACCAGCAACATCGCATGCCGGTTTCTGGATGTGGCCACCCGCAAGTGCAAGGTCTATCACAAGCGGTTTGACGTCGGCGAAGGATGTGTCAAACTGACCCCTGAAGTGGTCCGTGAAGCCGACTGGCTGCCGGAGGACTGCGCCTATGTCCAACATATGCGCCGCGAAAAAGAGAAGTGA